Proteins encoded in a region of the Cygnus olor isolate bCygOlo1 chromosome W unlocalized genomic scaffold, bCygOlo1.pri.v2 SUPER_W7, whole genome shotgun sequence genome:
- the LOC121063035 gene encoding ribonuclease P protein subunit p25-like protein — translation MENYKKTKIAEKPCPLPFIDLPPDIIEMKVKDGSKIRNLMGYAICKMELDSVRQILFTGSGKAVSKTITCVEIIKRRLKELHQITKVLFKQIEGIWEPIVPEAGLDALTVKRNMPAICVLLSKDALDPQEPGYQAPGSFDAFWIKTLKAESQAQMKRKQGGGRGAGNPEKHHRASGGHGEPGMKCRDRDTLG, via the coding sequence atGGAAAACTATAAGAAGACCAAAATTGCGGAGAAACCTTGTCCTCTTCCTTTCATTGACCTACCCCCTGACATTATTGAAATGAAAGTGAAGGACGGGAGCAAAATAAGAAACCTGATGGGCTATGCCATTTGCAAGATGGAGCTGGACTCTGTGAGGCAGATCCTTTTCACTGGCTCAGGCAAGGCCGTTAGTAAGACCATTACGTGTGTGGAAATCATAAAACGGAGGCTCAAAGAACTCCACCAGATCACCAAAGTGCTTTTTAAACAGATCGAGGGGATCTGGGAACCCATTGTGCCTGAGGCAGGCCTTGATGCCTTGACAGTGAAGAGAAACATGCCTGCCATATGTGTCCTGCTCAGCAAAGACGCCCTCGATCCCCAGGAGCCTGGATATCAGGCTCCAGGTTCTTTCGATGCCTTCTGGATCAAGACACTTAAAGCGGAATCCCAGGCCCAGATGAAGAGGAAGCAGGGTGGAGGAAGGGGAGCTGGCAACCCAGAAAAGCACCATCGCGCCAGTGGAGGGCACGGGGAGCCCGGTATGAAGTGCCGAGACAGAGACACACTTGGGTAG